A single genomic interval of Prunus dulcis chromosome 5, ALMONDv2, whole genome shotgun sequence harbors:
- the LOC117627852 gene encoding snakin-2-like — translation MAAVRVVLLLGVFLFCLTEVSSDIKIEEQLPHLAQLVVRGGSRRLMQDIDCGGLCKQRCSVHSRPKLCSRACGTCCVRCKCVPPGTSGNRELCGKCYTDMTTHGNKTKCP, via the exons ATGGCAGCAGTACGCGTGGTTCTTTTGCTGGGAGTTTTTCTATTCTGCCTTACTGAG GTTTCATCTGATATCAAGATTGAAGAACAATTACCTCATCTTGCGCAg ctCGTTGTGAGAGGTGGAAGCAGACGGCTAATGCAAGACATAG ACTGTGGAGGGCTGTGCAAGCAGAGGTGCAGCGTTCACTCGAGGCCAAAGCTTTGCAGCAGGGCGTGCGGCACGTGCTGTGTGAGGTGCAAGTGTGTGCCACCTGGCACTTCTGGGAACAGAGAACTCTGTGGCAAGTGCTACACTGACATGACCACCCATGGCAACAAAACCAAGTGCCCCTAA
- the LOC117628742 gene encoding alpha-mannosidase I MNS5 isoform X1 codes for MLPRKSMTWVLLLLLLSLAIINLSTSQSDARWAAKKRRLRDKVHKMFYHAYDNYMIHAFPHDELKPLSKSFTDSLSELGNLKLERLPQDYSGSALTLIESLSSLVIMGNNTEFQSAVVWLSENLTFNVDARVNLFECNIRVLGGLVSAHLLATDSSDRLGRGVYKNQLLTLAEDLGKRFLPAFNTPTGLPYAWVNLKYGVMENETTETSTSGCGSLILEMGALSRLTGDPKYESAALRALRKLWSMRSSLNLLGTTLDVSTGEWIEYSTGIGAGVDSFYEYLFKAHILFGKEEFWRMFHSAYIAVQKYFRHGPWYHEADMRTGKATYWQLTSLQAFWPGLQVLVGDIAAANSSHREFVYVWKKYGVLPERYLLDHQMLHPTEKYYPLRPELAESTFYLYQATKDPWYIEVGESIVNSLNLYTKVDGGFASIRDVTTMQLEDHQHSFFLAETCKYLFLLFDDSFLVEKNYIFTTEGHPLPVLSSWHDRLPDTYIQTNRTLLKTGNQARQTSSMSKQVCPPTTLNSWECSGQQVESACHVPDARSDHRCLTDDECGVDSSNCRRRSCSMAGYCGLWLFI; via the exons ATGTTGCCGCGCAAATCTATGACATGGGTTCTACTGCTCCTGCTGCTCTCTCTCGCCATCATAAACTTATCGACCTCGCAATCTGATGCTCGTTGGGCAGCTAAGAAGAGACGCCTCAGAGATAAAGTCCACAAAAT GTTTTACCATGCATATGACAACTACATGATCCATGCATTTCCG CATGATGAGCTAAAGCCTCTCAGTAAAAGTTTCACGGACTCTCTCAGTGAGCTTGGAAATCTGAAG CTTGAACGCCTGCCTCAAGACTATAGTGGATCTGCTCTTACACTTATAGAATCATTGTCCAG CCTTGTCATTATGGGTAACAACACTGAATTTCAAAGCGCAGTCGTTTGGCTTTCTGAAAATTTAACGTTCAATGTCGATGCGAGGGTAAATCTTTTTGAG TGCAACATAAGAGTGCTTGGAGGACTTGTTTCTGCTCACCTACTTGCGACTGATTCCTCGGACAGGTTGGGTAGAGGAGTTTACAAAAATCAGCTGCTTACCTTGGCCGAGGATTTGGGGAAACGCTTTCTACCTGCATTTAACACACCCACTGGGTTGCCATATGCATGGGTTAACTTAAAG TATGGAGTGATGGAGAATGAGACTACTGAAACAAGCACTTCAGGGTGTG GTTCTCTAATTCTGGAAATGGGAGCATTATCCCGATTGACTGGAGACCCCAAATATGAATCTGCAGCTTTACGTGCTCTTCGTAAATTATGGAGCATGAGGAGTTCGTTGAATTTACTTGGTACAACACTGGATGTATCAACTGGGGAATGGATTGAGTATTCAACTGGGATTGGGGCTG GGGTTGATTCATTTTATGAGTATCTATTTAAGGCCCACATTCTTTTTGGAAAGGAGGAGTTCTGGAGAATGTTTCATTCTGCTTATATTGCTGTGCAGAAATATTTCAGACATGGTCCATG GTACCATGAAGCTGATATGAGGACAGGAAAAGCAACTTATTGGCAGCTGACAAGCCTTCAGGCATTTTGGCCTGGCCTACAG GTTCTTGTTGGTGATATTGCAGCTGCAAATTCATCACACCGTGAGTTCGTCTATGTATGGAAAAAGTATGGAGTACTACCAGAGAG ATATTTGTTGGACCATCAAATGTTGCATCCCACAGAAAAATATTATCCCCTGCGCCCTGAATTGGCAGAATCAACATTCTACTTGTATCAAGCAACCAAAG ATCCGTGGTACATAGAAGTGGGAGAATCAATTGTAAATTCTCTGAACTTATACACAAAAGTGGATGGAGGTTTTGCTAGCATTAGAGATGTCACAACTATGCAGTTGGAAGATCATCAACATAGTTTCTTCCTTGCTGAAAC gtgcAAGTATCTATTTCTTCTGTTCGAtgattcttttttggttgaaaaaaattatattttcacaACTGAGGGTCACCCCCTTCCAGTGTTAAGCAGTTGGCATGACAGACTTCCAGACACCTACATCCAGACTAACCGGACTCTTCTCAAG ACGGGAAACCAAGCACGACAGacaagttcaatgtcaaagcAAGTATGTCCTCCTACAACATTGAATTCATGGGAATGTAGCGGCCAACAAGTTGAGAGTGCTTGCCATGTCCCTGATGCTCGTAGTGACCACAGGTGTTTAACAGATGATGAATGTGGAGTTGACTCGAGTAATTGTAGACGAAGATCGTGTAGCATGGCTGGCTACTGCGGGCTATGGTTGTTCATATGA
- the LOC117628742 gene encoding alpha-mannosidase I MNS5 isoform X2 — MLPRKSMTWVLLLLLLSLAIINLSTSQSDARWAAKKRRLRDKVHKMFYHAYDNYMIHAFPHDELKPLSKSFTDSLSELGNLKLERLPQDYSGSALTLIESLSSLVIMGNNTEFQSAVVWLSENLTFNVDARVNLFECNIRVLGGLVSAHLLATDSSDRLGRGVYKNQLLTLAEDLGKRFLPAFNTPTGLPYAWVNLKYGVMENETTETSTSGCGSLILEMGALSRLTGDPKYESAALRALRKLWSMRSSLNLLGTTLDVSTGEWIEYSTGIGAGVDSFYEYLFKAHILFGKEEFWRMFHSAYIAVQKYFRHGPWYHEADMRTGKATYWQLTSLQAFWPGLQVLVGDIAAANSSHREFVYVWKKYGVLPERYLLDHQMLHPTEKYYPLRPELAESTFYLYQATKDPWYIEVGESIVNSLNLYTKVDGGFASIRDVTTMQLEDHQHSFFLAETCKYLFLLFDDSFLVEKNYIFTTEGHPLPVLSSWHDRLPDTYIQTNRTLLKVLLLPKDGKPSTTDKFNVKASMSSYNIEFMGM; from the exons ATGTTGCCGCGCAAATCTATGACATGGGTTCTACTGCTCCTGCTGCTCTCTCTCGCCATCATAAACTTATCGACCTCGCAATCTGATGCTCGTTGGGCAGCTAAGAAGAGACGCCTCAGAGATAAAGTCCACAAAAT GTTTTACCATGCATATGACAACTACATGATCCATGCATTTCCG CATGATGAGCTAAAGCCTCTCAGTAAAAGTTTCACGGACTCTCTCAGTGAGCTTGGAAATCTGAAG CTTGAACGCCTGCCTCAAGACTATAGTGGATCTGCTCTTACACTTATAGAATCATTGTCCAG CCTTGTCATTATGGGTAACAACACTGAATTTCAAAGCGCAGTCGTTTGGCTTTCTGAAAATTTAACGTTCAATGTCGATGCGAGGGTAAATCTTTTTGAG TGCAACATAAGAGTGCTTGGAGGACTTGTTTCTGCTCACCTACTTGCGACTGATTCCTCGGACAGGTTGGGTAGAGGAGTTTACAAAAATCAGCTGCTTACCTTGGCCGAGGATTTGGGGAAACGCTTTCTACCTGCATTTAACACACCCACTGGGTTGCCATATGCATGGGTTAACTTAAAG TATGGAGTGATGGAGAATGAGACTACTGAAACAAGCACTTCAGGGTGTG GTTCTCTAATTCTGGAAATGGGAGCATTATCCCGATTGACTGGAGACCCCAAATATGAATCTGCAGCTTTACGTGCTCTTCGTAAATTATGGAGCATGAGGAGTTCGTTGAATTTACTTGGTACAACACTGGATGTATCAACTGGGGAATGGATTGAGTATTCAACTGGGATTGGGGCTG GGGTTGATTCATTTTATGAGTATCTATTTAAGGCCCACATTCTTTTTGGAAAGGAGGAGTTCTGGAGAATGTTTCATTCTGCTTATATTGCTGTGCAGAAATATTTCAGACATGGTCCATG GTACCATGAAGCTGATATGAGGACAGGAAAAGCAACTTATTGGCAGCTGACAAGCCTTCAGGCATTTTGGCCTGGCCTACAG GTTCTTGTTGGTGATATTGCAGCTGCAAATTCATCACACCGTGAGTTCGTCTATGTATGGAAAAAGTATGGAGTACTACCAGAGAG ATATTTGTTGGACCATCAAATGTTGCATCCCACAGAAAAATATTATCCCCTGCGCCCTGAATTGGCAGAATCAACATTCTACTTGTATCAAGCAACCAAAG ATCCGTGGTACATAGAAGTGGGAGAATCAATTGTAAATTCTCTGAACTTATACACAAAAGTGGATGGAGGTTTTGCTAGCATTAGAGATGTCACAACTATGCAGTTGGAAGATCATCAACATAGTTTCTTCCTTGCTGAAAC gtgcAAGTATCTATTTCTTCTGTTCGAtgattcttttttggttgaaaaaaattatattttcacaACTGAGGGTCACCCCCTTCCAGTGTTAAGCAGTTGGCATGACAGACTTCCAGACACCTACATCCAGACTAACCGGACTCTTCTCAAGGTGTTGCTTCTACCTAAAG ACGGGAAACCAAGCACGACAGacaagttcaatgtcaaagcAAGTATGTCCTCCTACAACATTGAATTCATGGGAATGTAG
- the LOC117627714 gene encoding peroxidase 41-like — protein sequence MAVPILLLLLFFSIPFSESKLSEDYYKQTCPDFQKIVRETVTVKQAGQPATAAGTLRLFFHDCMVEGCDASVFIASNHVNKAERDADINQSLSGDAFEVVVRAKTALELTCPGIVSCADILAEATRDLVTMVGGPFYPVKLGRKDGQVSLASKVDANLPKTNQTMDEIIKLFADKGFTIEEMVALTGGHTIGFSHCKEFTDRLFHYSPTTPTDPVMNPRFAEGLKKTCANYTTNPAMSAFNDVITPGKFDNIYYQNLKRGLGLLSSDHALVKDPRTMPLVELYSKNQEAFFKAFGHAMEKLGHHEIKTGQQGEVRRRCDAFNTIQA from the coding sequence ATGGCCGTTCCTAtacttctcctcctcctcttcttctctatcCCCTTCTCCGAATCTAAGCTCAGCGAAGACTACTACAAGCAAACATGTCCCGACTTCCAGAAAATTGTAAGAGAAACCGTGACCGTAAAGCAAGCCGGCCAACCCGCCACCGCTGCCGGCACTCTCCGCCTCTTCTTCCACGACTGCATGGTCGAGGGATGCGACGCCTCCGTCTTCATCGCCTCCAACCATGTCAACAAAGCTGAGCGAGACGCCGACATCAACCAATCCCTGTCAGGTGACGCCTTCGAGGTGGTCGTCCGTGCCAAGACCGCGCTCGAGCTCACCTGCCCGGGAATTGTCTCGTGCGCAGACATTCTCGCAGAGGCCACCCGTGACCTCGTCACAATGGTCGGCGGGCCTTTCTACCCCGTCAAATTAGGACGAAAAGATGGACAGGTGTCCCTAGCGTCCAAGGTTGATGCAAACTTgccaaaaacaaaccaaaccatgGATGAGATTATCAAGCTATTTGCTGACAAAGGTTTCACAATCGAAGAAATGGTGGCTTTGACAGGTGGACACACAATTGGGTTTTCTCATTGCAAGGAGTTCACCGATAGGCTTTTCCATTACAGCCCGACTACACCAACAGACCCAGTAATGAACCCAAGATTCGCCGAAGGGTTGAAGAAGACTTGTGCTAATTACACAACTAACCCTGCCATGTCTGCCTTCAACGACGTCATCACACCCGGCAAGTTTGACAACATATATTATCAGAATTTGAAGAGGGGGTTGGGGCTGTTGTCTTCAGACCATGCACTTGTCAAGGACCCAAGAACAATGCCTTTGGTGGAGTTGTACTCTAAGAACCAGGAAGCGTTTTTCAAGGCTTTCGGTCACGCAATGGAGAAGCTTGGCCATCATGAGATCAAGACAGGACAACAGGGTGAGGTGAGGCGCAGGTGTGATGCGTTTAACACGATTCAGGCTTAG
- the LOC117628629 gene encoding peroxidase 41-like, producing MALPVLLLLLFITIPFSESKLSMEYYKKTCPDFESIVRDTVTLKQMANPTTAAGTLRLFFHDCMVEGCDASILISSNHINIAERDADINQSLSGDALEVVALAKTALELTCPGIVSCSDILAIATRNLVIMVGGPFYNVRLGRKDGKVSQASRVEANLIRSNRTMEDIINYFAVKGFTIEEMVALSGGHTIGFSHCKEFADRIFNYNRTTPTDPEMYPNFAEGLKKTCTNYQTNTAMSAFNDVITPGKFDNMYYLNLKRGLGLLSSDHALVKDPRTRPFVDLYAADQAAFFKAFAHAMEKLAHQGVKTGRKGEVRHRCDAFNFIQS from the coding sequence ATGGCTCTTCCAGtacttcttctccttctcttcatcaCAATCCCCTTCTCAGAATCCAAACTCTCCATGGAATACTACAAAAAAACATGCCCCGATTTCGAAAGCATTGTACGTGACACCGTGACCTTAAAACAAATGGCCAACCCCACCACCGCCGCCGGCACTCTCCGCCTCTTCTTCCACGACTGCATGGTCGAAGGCTGCGACGCCTCCATTCTCATCTCCTCCAACCACATCAACATCGCAGAGCGCGATGCCGACATCAACCAATCCCTCTCCGGGGACGCGTTGGAGGTCGTGGCACTTGCCAAGACCGCCCTTGAGCTCACCTGCCCCGGCATTGTCTCCTGCTCCGACATCCTCGCCATAGCCACACGCAACCTCGTCATCATGGTTGGCGGCCCATTTTACAACGTCCGCTTGGGACGAAAAGACGGAAAGGTTTCTCAAGCTTCAAGAGTGGAAGCCAATCTCATCAGAAGCAACCGAACCATGGAGGACATCATCAACTACTTCGCGGTTAAAGGCTTCACGATCGAAGAGATGGTGGCTTTGAGTGGTGGACACACAATTGGATTCTCCCATTGCAAAGAATTTGCGGATAGAATTTTCAATTACAACAGAACCACACCAACAGATCCTGAAATGTACCCAAACTTTGCAGAAGGACTGAAGAAAACTTGTACCAACTATCAAACGAACACCGCAATGTCTGCTTTCAATGACGTGATTACACCGGGGAAGTTTGACAATATGTATTATCTGAATCTAAAGAGAGGGTTGGGGCTGTTGTCTTCGGACCATGCACTTGTTAAGGACCCAAGGACGAGGCCGTTTGTGGACTTGTACGCTGCCGACCAGGCTGCTTTCTTCAAGGCTTTTGCTCATGCAATGGAGAAGCTTGCCCATCAGGGAGTTAAGACTGGTCGCAAGGGTGAGGTCAGGCACAGGTGTGATGCTTTCAACTTCATTCAGTCTTAG